CAGGCCAGAAAAGAACACCATGGCGAAAATGAGAGAGATATAGGCGCCGATTCCAACTTTGGATTCCTCCGGTTGGGTAGGCTTAGTACTTTCTTGAGACATATGAGATTCCCTGATAAAAAACTATCGTGTAGTTATTTGGCGATCGTTTATCGTTATTCCAGATTGGCATTCTTTTTATTTTGATCGCAATTGTAAATACTACAGATCACGCTTCCGTAATATTTTCTACCTGACCGTGCACTTTTTGTGCGGTTGATAATAATATGCTGCTGATGTGTCTATTTTGTTAATTTATCAAGGCGGTATAGATAAATGAGCAGCTTGAATACGTAGGATTGGTACTTATCCGATAATTCAGAGATTTATGTATTTTTATGCGCTATTCGTGCATACTTTCAGACATTAGCCATAAAACAGTTAACGAATTAACGATAAGGATAAAGCTATGTTTAAACGTCTTTCCATTTTCGGTGCCTGTCTGGCAGCCGCTCTGTGTACGCTACCGGCGGCGAATGCTGCGGATCCTACTTATGTGGTAGGTTCAGGCGGAACCTATCGCCCGTTTGAGTTTGAAAATAGCAAGAAAGAGCTTGAAGGGTTTGATATCGATGTGATTTCCGCCATTGCTAAAGCGGAAAACTTTAACATCAAGCTGGTGAATACCCCTTGGGAAGGCATTTTTGCAACGCTGGGCAGCGGCGATCGCGACATTATTATTTCCGGTATCACCATTACCGACAAGCGTAAGCAGATGGTTGACTTCTCTTCTCCCTATTTCCCTGCAGAGCAGGCCATTGTCGTGCCAAAAGGCAAGACTATCGGCGGCATTGCCGATCTGAAACCGCTGAAAGTCGGCGTAGTAAACTCCAGTACCGGCGATATCGTTGTTTCTGACGTGCTGGGTAAAAACAGTACCGCTATCAAGCGTTTCGACAATACTCCACTGATGCTGCAAGAGCTGTATGAAGACGGCATTGATGCGGCAGTAGGTGACGTGGGGGTGGCCAAGTTCTACATTAAAAACCACCCCGATAAAGAGTTTAATCTGGTCTCTGACGCCAAGTTTGAGCGCCAGTACTTCGGTATCGCTGTTGCCAAAGGCAACGACGACCTGCGTAACAAGATCAACTCCGGTCTGAAAAAGATTATCGCTGACGGCACCTATGCGAAAATCTACCAAAAGTGGTTTGATAACGACGTTCCGGCACTGCCTGCCGAATAACTGATTTTTTAGTCACTGCGTTCAGGGCGATTGATTCGCCCTGAACGCTTTTTAACTACAGGTTCTTTTTTTATGTCAGGATTTCGCTGGGAGATAATCCAGGAATATGCTCCTTTGTTTGCCGAAGGGGCATTGATGACCGTCAAGTGCACCATCATCTGCGTGATTTTAGGGGTAAGCTGGGGGTTGGTTCTGGGGCTAGGAGGTCTGGCCCGCGCGCCGCGCAGCCGAGGAATGGATCTGTTCCTGCGCACTTTTGTCCAGTGGCCGGTTAAGATTTACGTTAGTGCCTTTCGCGGTACACCGCTGTTTGTTCAAATCATGGTAGTGCACTTCGCGCTGATCCCGCTGCTGATTAATCCTCGTGACGGGTTGCTGGTGTCCAGCGGCATTATGTCAATAGACTTCGCCCGCATGCTGCGTTCGGAATATGGCGCGTTCCTCTCCTGCGTTGTCGCCATTACGCTAAACGCGGGTGCCTACGTTTCCGAGATTTTCCGCGCTGGGATTGAGTCTATCGATAAAGGGCAGATGGAAGCGTCCCGCTCTCTCGGTATGACCTATGGCAAAACCATGCGCAAGATTATTCTGCCGCAGGCGTTTCGTCGCATGCTGCCGCCGCTGGGGAATAACGCGATTGCTATCGTAAAAGATTCGTCGCTGGCGTCCGCCATTGGCCTTGCCGATCTGGCTTATGCCGCCAGAACCGTATCCGGCGCCTATGCCAGCTACTGGGAACCCTACCTGACAATATCAATTGTGTACTGGGTGATTACGTTCTTACTCTCTTTGATGGTAAGGCATATGGAAAAGAGGTTAGGCAGAAGTGATTAAGATCCGTAATTTACAAAAACAGTTCGGTAAAATTCACGTTTTACGCGGTATTTCCTGCGATATCGCCGCCAATGAGGTGGTGTGTATTATTGGCCCTTCAGGCTCGGGGAAAAGTACCTTTCTGCGCTGCATGAACGCGCTGGAAGAGATGAGCGACGGCGAGATTTTTATTAACGGGTTTGCGGTTCACGATAGGAAAACCAATCTCAATCATCTGCGCGAGAGCGTTGGCATGGTTTTTCAGCGCTTTAACCTGTTTCCCCACATGACGGTGTTAGAGAACCTCATTCTGGCGCCAATGGACATTAAAAAGCTGTCGCGCGCTCAGGCGGTAGAAAGAGCCGAAAAGCTGTTGCAGAAAGTCGGGCTGTTGGACAAGATTGACGCCTATCCTAGCCAGCTTTCCGGCGGGCAGCAGCAGCGCGTTGCCATTGCGCGAGCGCTGGCGATGGAGCCCAAGGTCATGCTGTTTGATGAACCCACCTCTGCGCTGGATCCCGAGCTGGTGGGGGAGGTGTTAACGGTGATGAAATCTCTGGCTCACGAGGGGATGACGATGGTTGTTGTAACCCATGAGATGGGCTTCGCCAAAGATGTGGCAGACCGAGTAATCTTTATCGACCAGGGCATCATTCAGGAAGAGGATGTGCCTGAGAAGCTGTTTACATCACCGTCAAGCGAAAGAACCCGTGCGTTCTTGAGTAAAGTGCTGTAAGCCGAATCGGCAGGGTGAAGAATAAACAACGGTTACCGCTGCGGTAGCCGTTTTTTTTACCTCTAAACGCGCGCGAAAGCGACACAGCGCGTACACTGTGAGCGTATAACGATAAGAGCGAGCACAATATGAAAATCTGGGCGTTAGGCGATGCTGTCGTTGACCTGTTGCCACAGGGGCATCAGCAGTACGAAGCCTGTGCTGGCGGTGCTCCGGCAAACGTCGCTGTTGGCGTTTCTCGGCTAGGCGTGTCTTCCGGCTTTATAGGTCGGGTCGGTGACGATCCCTTTGGCCTTTTTATGCGCGAGTCTTTGGAAGAGAACGGCGTAGACTGCCAGCACGTTGAGCAAGATGAACATCATCGAACCAGTACCACCTTGGTTTCATTAGAAAAGAGCGGCGAGCGCAGCTTTACGTTTCTTGTGAATCCTCCGGCAGACCGCTTTCTTGCCCGTCGCAGTTTGCCTTCTAAAGAGGCCGACTTGCTGCACTCCTGCTCACTGGCTTTAGTGGGGGGCTCCTGCCGTGAAGCGCTATGGGCGCTGACGGAGCAGGTAAAGCAGCAAAAGGGAATTGTGAGCTTTGACGTCAACCTCCGCAGCCAGATGTGGGATGACGCAGTTGTTATGAAGCAAGAGATTGTGCGTTACAGCCAGCAGGCAGACATTCTCAAACTGTCGGAAAGCGAGCTGTTTTGGCTGACATCGACCCGCGATGGGGATTGGAAAAGCGCCCTTGATGCGCTTCGCGCTTATCCTGCGGAGCTAAAAGCGATCACCTGCGGTAGCGACGGCGGCATCGTACTTTACCGTGGAGAAACTTTCCGATTCAACGCCTATTCGACCACCAGTATCGATACTACAGGTGCCGGAGATGCCTTTGTGGCCGGGCTTTTGACGGGTATTACGCTGCGCGGTTTTCCTCAAACAGATGAGACTTTGTCTGGGCTGATCAGCCGAGCCAGCGCCTGTGGTGCGCTATCCGTTTCGCAAAAGGGCGCCTGGCGAGGACTGCCGACCGCAGAACAGCTGCAACAGTTTCTCTCTCTTTACCCGACTTTCCGTATGGAGTCTGTCGGCCAGTTATGGGATGATTAGCCGGTTTTTTGGGGGATGGGATGAAGAAACTTACACTGTTACTGGTGATCCTGCTGGGCTGGCTTCAGTATTCGCTGTGGCTGGGCAAGAATGGATTGCATGACTATGTCCGCGTTGACGAAGATATTGCCCGACAGTTGGACAACAACGCTAAGCTAAAATCGCGCAACGAAAGGCTGTTTGCTGAAATCAACGATTTAAAAGGCGGGCAGGAAGCGATTGACGAGCGAGCGCGCAGCGAGCTGGGCATGATTAAGCCCGGAGAGAGTTTTTATCGCATCATTCCTGAACAGGGCGGTAAGAAGTAGATGGTTCAAGCGGCTTCCCTCCATCCACGCACCGTCGCGATTTTACCGGCCGCCGGTATCGGCAGCCGAATGCAGTGTGACTTCCCCAAACAGTATTTGACCATTGGTACAAAAACCATTCTTGAGTACGCCGTCAGCGCTCTGTTAGAACACCGCGCGGTGGAGCAGGTCATCATCGCGCTTCATCCAGAAGACAGCTATTTTTCTTCATTACCGATTGCAGCCGATCCGCGGGTGTCTACCGCTATCGGCGGTGCCGAACGGGCGGATTCAGTGATGGCGGGCCTGGCTCAGGCACGGTCTGTCGGCGCTGACTGGGTGCTTGTACACGATGCCGCTCGCCCATGCCTGCACTATGACGATTTAGAAACGTTAATCACCACGGTTTATCGCGGGCG
This DNA window, taken from Leminorella richardii, encodes the following:
- a CDS encoding basic amino acid ABC transporter substrate-binding protein, which produces MFKRLSIFGACLAAALCTLPAANAADPTYVVGSGGTYRPFEFENSKKELEGFDIDVISAIAKAENFNIKLVNTPWEGIFATLGSGDRDIIISGITITDKRKQMVDFSSPYFPAEQAIVVPKGKTIGGIADLKPLKVGVVNSSTGDIVVSDVLGKNSTAIKRFDNTPLMLQELYEDGIDAAVGDVGVAKFYIKNHPDKEFNLVSDAKFERQYFGIAVAKGNDDLRNKINSGLKKIIADGTYAKIYQKWFDNDVPALPAE
- a CDS encoding amino acid ABC transporter permease, with product MSGFRWEIIQEYAPLFAEGALMTVKCTIICVILGVSWGLVLGLGGLARAPRSRGMDLFLRTFVQWPVKIYVSAFRGTPLFVQIMVVHFALIPLLINPRDGLLVSSGIMSIDFARMLRSEYGAFLSCVVAITLNAGAYVSEIFRAGIESIDKGQMEASRSLGMTYGKTMRKIILPQAFRRMLPPLGNNAIAIVKDSSLASAIGLADLAYAARTVSGAYASYWEPYLTISIVYWVITFLLSLMVRHMEKRLGRSD
- a CDS encoding amino acid ABC transporter ATP-binding protein → MIKIRNLQKQFGKIHVLRGISCDIAANEVVCIIGPSGSGKSTFLRCMNALEEMSDGEIFINGFAVHDRKTNLNHLRESVGMVFQRFNLFPHMTVLENLILAPMDIKKLSRAQAVERAEKLLQKVGLLDKIDAYPSQLSGGQQQRVAIARALAMEPKVMLFDEPTSALDPELVGEVLTVMKSLAHEGMTMVVVTHEMGFAKDVADRVIFIDQGIIQEEDVPEKLFTSPSSERTRAFLSKVL
- a CDS encoding aminoimidazole riboside kinase — protein: MKIWALGDAVVDLLPQGHQQYEACAGGAPANVAVGVSRLGVSSGFIGRVGDDPFGLFMRESLEENGVDCQHVEQDEHHRTSTTLVSLEKSGERSFTFLVNPPADRFLARRSLPSKEADLLHSCSLALVGGSCREALWALTEQVKQQKGIVSFDVNLRSQMWDDAVVMKQEIVRYSQQADILKLSESELFWLTSTRDGDWKSALDALRAYPAELKAITCGSDGGIVLYRGETFRFNAYSTTSIDTTGAGDAFVAGLLTGITLRGFPQTDETLSGLISRASACGALSVSQKGAWRGLPTAEQLQQFLSLYPTFRMESVGQLWDD
- the ftsB gene encoding cell division protein FtsB, which produces MKKLTLLLVILLGWLQYSLWLGKNGLHDYVRVDEDIARQLDNNAKLKSRNERLFAEINDLKGGQEAIDERARSELGMIKPGESFYRIIPEQGGKK
- the ispD gene encoding 2-C-methyl-D-erythritol 4-phosphate cytidylyltransferase yields the protein MVQAASLHPRTVAILPAAGIGSRMQCDFPKQYLTIGTKTILEYAVSALLEHRAVEQVIIALHPEDSYFSSLPIAADPRVSTAIGGAERADSVMAGLAQARSVGADWVLVHDAARPCLHYDDLETLITTVYRGRQGGILAMPVKDTMKRAIDGESAIAHTVDRRGLWHAMTPQMFPLELLYDCMSQAINDGVSLTDEASALEYCGYHPLLVPGRSDNIKVTRPEDLALATFYLTHQD